One Desulfobacterales bacterium DNA window includes the following coding sequences:
- a CDS encoding DEAD/DEAH box helicase, translating to MKFETFNFHPAVTAGVLEAGYSAPTPIQDKAIPPILKGCDVMGLAQTGTGKTAAFVLPILNRLMGGHNGSVRSLIMAPTRELAEQIHQAIETLGCKTRLKSATVYGGVAINPQIQKLKRADIIVACPGRLLDHIGRHTVDLSRLEVLVIDEADQMFDMGFLPDIRRILTHLPKQRQTLLFSATMPAEIRHLAKDILRNPVTVQIGIAAPADTVSHALYPVAQHLKTALLLNLLESTPTGSVLIFTRTKHRAKSLGKKLAVAGYRSASLQGNLSQGKRQAALDGFRDGTFQILVATDIAARGIDVTRVSHVINYDIPSTPDAYIHRIGRTGRATCSGEAFTLITGDDRDMVRAINRIIGSEVEQRTLSNFDYNVPASVREDSQQRHRKPQRKFFERNKGRNNKAPRMDYRM from the coding sequence TTGAAGTTTGAAACATTTAATTTTCACCCTGCTGTTACGGCAGGCGTTTTAGAAGCCGGCTACAGCGCTCCGACCCCGATTCAGGACAAAGCGATTCCGCCGATTCTGAAGGGTTGCGATGTGATGGGACTGGCCCAAACCGGAACCGGCAAAACAGCTGCTTTCGTCCTGCCGATCCTGAATCGATTGATGGGCGGTCACAACGGCAGCGTCCGTTCCCTGATAATGGCCCCCACCCGCGAATTGGCTGAACAGATCCACCAGGCGATCGAAACCCTGGGGTGCAAGACCCGCCTTAAAAGCGCCACTGTTTACGGTGGTGTGGCAATTAACCCACAGATTCAGAAGTTGAAGCGTGCCGATATAATTGTTGCCTGCCCCGGCAGGCTTCTGGACCATATCGGCCGTCATACCGTCGATCTCTCCCGACTGGAAGTGCTGGTAATAGATGAAGCTGACCAGATGTTCGATATGGGGTTTCTCCCTGATATCAGAAGAATTTTGACCCATCTTCCGAAACAGCGCCAGACGCTGCTTTTCTCGGCTACCATGCCCGCCGAAATACGACATCTGGCCAAGGACATCCTGCGAAATCCAGTCACCGTCCAGATCGGAATTGCCGCGCCGGCAGACACTGTCAGCCATGCGCTCTATCCGGTAGCCCAGCATTTGAAAACGGCGCTGTTGCTGAATCTGTTGGAAAGTACGCCTACCGGATCGGTTCTGATCTTTACGCGCACCAAACACCGCGCCAAGAGTCTGGGGAAAAAGCTGGCTGTCGCCGGCTACAGATCGGCCTCGCTGCAGGGGAACCTTTCCCAGGGAAAACGCCAGGCTGCATTGGATGGCTTTCGGGACGGAACGTTTCAGATTCTGGTGGCCACCGATATTGCCGCGCGGGGTATTGACGTGACCCGGGTTTCGCATGTCATCAATTACGATATCCCTTCAACTCCGGATGCATACATTCACCGCATCGGCCGGACCGGGCGGGCGACTTGCAGCGGTGAAGCTTTCACGCTGATTACCGGGGACGACAGAGATATGGTACGCGCCATCAATCGAATCATCGGTTCAGAAGTCGAACAACGGACCTTGTCAAACTTTGACTACAACGTCCCGGCTTCCGTTCGTGAGGACAGTCAACAGCGCCATCGGAAGCCCCAGCGCAAATTTTTTGAGAGAAATAAAGGTCGAAACAATAAGGCGCCACGCATGGATTATCGCATGTAA